From a single Xyrauchen texanus isolate HMW12.3.18 chromosome 26, RBS_HiC_50CHRs, whole genome shotgun sequence genomic region:
- the LOC127620347 gene encoding protein TOPAZ1-like, with the protein MGYYSRSSPGVKFSQETVNSLLFSLLNLGLLREFFEVTNLLLTYKRLPPSEIVLAVFKHVRERGLINSVPELILLTSKSVEAGCVFSVDQCEVMQRHLQMMQVPWQQMDIFLTVKCRALATNPHIPELSDLEQAVVTVEMLKHQEDWAGLAQVFCGVCVGSHSATELTTFCCCVTMALLKQPKDNLSLPYELFAESVCQQVSFNEMVKTILGRIGVSLIFKYHRTRDWKKGVKLVTVMFRLHITFTTLKGLMGNEHRVSRCQLVTTATELFLHSGSIEGALKMLRADDWFVTSNMWPCEQADINSRKRVLTLLAGKTSNRDTFEILTNLPGFGQHINGGHINEYTEMFRAHLRLCVMKQTLPVAADILEFMLIQGMVPETLQLQSIIHKLGKQNNWSRARALFKCAHSAGFYSAVVFESNALFLPCSLSEIEMTLAFEMFITSIKTSLQTPSESSQSLLIKLRRQADAAEVTESVYLAASCRLLSAALIPNPKLSIRYTAVNQSQEQLFQLDRGSAHKWFLQNKRWAQEIWAS; encoded by the exons ATGGGATATTACAGCAGAAGTTCTCCCGGTGTGAAATTTAGTCAGGAGACTGTAAATTCTCTGCTCTTTTCTCTTCTTAATCTGGGTTTACTGAGAGAATTTTTTGAGGTCACCAACTTGCTTCTCACATACAAGAGGctg CCTCCATCTGAGATTGTGTTAGCTGTTTTTAAACATGTGAGGGAAAGAGGACTGATCAATTCTGTACCAGAGCTCATTCTCCTCACCTCAAAG AGTGTCGAGGCTGGATGTGTTTTCAGTGTTGATCAGTGTGAGGTCATGCAGAGACACCTTCAAATGATGCAGGTTCCTTGGCAACAGATGGATATTTTCCTCACTGTGAAGTGCCG AGCACTGGCCACTAACCCACACATCCCAGAGTTGTCTGATCTGGAACAGGCTGTAGTAACAGTAGAG ATGTTGAAGCATCAGGAAGACTGGGCTGGTTTGGCACAAGTGTTCTGTGGAGTTTGTGTGGGTTCACACAGTGCTACTGAACTTACCACGTTCTGCTGCTGTGTTACAATGGCGCTGTTAAAACAGCCCAAAGACAATCTCTCACTCCCATATGAGCTATTTGCTGAATCAG TATGTCAGCAAGTCTCATTCAATGAAATGGTGAAAACTATCCTGGGCAGAATCGGAGTCTCGCTGATCTTTAAGTACCACAGGACACGAGATTGGAAGAAG GGAGTAAAGCTAGTCACTGTGATGTTCAGACTGCACATTACGTTCACCACTCTAAAGGGGCTCATGGGTAATGAACATCGAGTTTCTCGCTGTCAGCTGGTCACCACAGCAACAGAGCTCTTCCTCCACAGCGGGAGTATTGAGGGAGCTCTAAAAATGCTGCGAG CTGATGACTGGTTTGTCACCTCAAACATGTGGCCTTGTGAGCAGGCTGACATAAATAGTCGAAAACGGGTCCTGACTCTCTTAGCTGGGAAAACTTCAAACAGAGACACCTTTGAGATTCTTACCAACTTGCCCGGATTCGGGCAACATATAA ATGGTGGGCACATAAATGAGTATACTGAAATGTTCAGGGCTCATCTACGTCTGTGTGTGATGAAGCAGACATTACCGGTTGCTGCAGATATTCTTGAGTTCATGTTAATACAGGGTATGGTTCCTGAAACCCTCCAGCTTCAGAGTATCATCCATAAACTGGGCAAGCAGAACAATTGGAGCCGTGCCAGGGCTCTTTTTAAAT GCGCTCATTCAGCCGGGTTTTACTCTGCAGTGGTGTTCGAAAGCAACGCTCTGTTTCTGCCCTGTAGTCTCAGTGAGATTGAGATGACACTGGCCTTTGAGATGTTTATCACCTCTATCAAAACAAGCCTACAGACCCCTTCTGAATCCTCTCAATCACTTCTGATTAAGCTCAGACG gcAAGCTGATGCTGCAGAGGTAACGGAGAGTGTGTACTTGGCAGCCAGTTGTCGGCTCCTCTCTGCGGCTCTCATACCAAACCCCAAGCTGAGTATCCGCTATACAGCTGTCAATCAAAGCCAAGAACAACTCTTTCAACTGGACCGTGGGTCTGCCCACAAATGGTTTTTACAGAACAAGCGCTGGGCACAAGAAATATGGGCAAGCTGA